In the genome of Thermus sp. LT1-2-5, one region contains:
- a CDS encoding IS110 family transposase, which produces MLFAGIDVSKPHLDLALVSPSAKPTRLRFPNTEEGRQALLSALAHHRPTWVALEPSSVYHLPLLNLLVARGFHVALVNPYHLAAFRKAMAERNKTDRQDAFLLARYAQVYREELRAYTPPPQALQELKALVGYQEDLARRERAILNQREAATWAGSQGVMALLQRELALVRELLEEVEERIRALLETFPESGVLLALPGVGPQVAAAVLALVPPHLWGRAKEAASYAGLIPEREESGKTVERSRLSKKGPSLLRKRLYMGALVAVRHDPEMLAFYHRLLSRGKRKKQALLAVAHKLLRRMMGRLRAYYAGRLEPVA; this is translated from the coding sequence ATGCTCTTCGCAGGCATTGACGTCAGCAAACCCCACCTGGACCTGGCCTTGGTCTCCCCCTCTGCCAAACCCACCCGTCTCCGCTTCCCCAACACCGAGGAAGGCCGCCAAGCCCTCCTCTCCGCCCTGGCCCACCACCGCCCCACCTGGGTGGCCCTGGAACCCAGCAGCGTCTACCACCTCCCCCTCCTCAACCTCCTGGTGGCCAGGGGCTTCCACGTAGCCCTGGTCAACCCCTACCACCTGGCCGCCTTCCGCAAGGCCATGGCGGAGCGCAACAAGACCGACCGCCAAGACGCCTTCCTCCTCGCCCGCTACGCCCAGGTTTACCGGGAGGAACTCCGGGCCTACACCCCTCCCCCCCAGGCCCTCCAAGAGCTCAAGGCCCTGGTGGGGTACCAGGAAGACCTGGCCCGGCGGGAAAGGGCCATCCTGAACCAACGGGAGGCCGCCACGTGGGCGGGAAGCCAGGGGGTCATGGCCCTCCTCCAGAGGGAGCTGGCCTTGGTACGGGAGCTCCTAGAGGAGGTGGAGGAAAGAATCCGGGCCCTTCTGGAAACCTTCCCCGAGTCCGGGGTTCTCCTGGCGCTCCCGGGAGTAGGTCCCCAGGTGGCGGCGGCAGTGCTGGCCCTAGTGCCGCCCCACCTTTGGGGCCGGGCGAAGGAGGCGGCCTCCTACGCCGGGCTCATCCCGGAGCGGGAGGAGTCGGGGAAGACGGTGGAGCGGAGCCGGCTTTCCAAGAAGGGGCCTAGTCTCTTGCGGAAGCGGCTTTACATGGGGGCTTTGGTGGCGGTGCGGCATGACCCGGAGATGCTAGCCTTCTACCACCGGTTGCTTTCCCGGGGCAAGCGGAAGAAGCAGGCCCTTTTGGCGGTGGCCCACAAGCTTTTGCGGCGGATGATGGGGCGGCTCAGGGCCTACTACGCCGGTCGGCTGGAACCGGTGGCTTGA
- a CDS encoding ribonuclease HII produces MEPIEAVFWRKGLRVAGLDEAGRGAWAGPIVVGAVVLPPGCYPFRDSKLLTPKARARWAEEVKRLALAWALGVAEVEEVDRLGVLQATFLAAERALRALSLPPQALVTDYLALSTPLPLLAPPKAEEKSPSVAAASILAKVHRDALMEALDRLYPGYGFARHKGYGTEEHQRALWALGPSPIHRRRFAPVAQAPLRFSEGEGEGEGVA; encoded by the coding sequence GTGGAGCCTATAGAGGCCGTTTTCTGGCGGAAGGGTTTGCGGGTGGCGGGCTTGGATGAGGCGGGCCGGGGGGCCTGGGCGGGGCCCATCGTGGTGGGGGCCGTGGTCCTGCCCCCGGGCTGCTACCCCTTTCGCGACTCCAAGCTCCTCACCCCCAAGGCTCGAGCCCGCTGGGCGGAGGAGGTGAAGCGCCTGGCCCTGGCCTGGGCCCTGGGGGTGGCGGAGGTGGAGGAGGTGGACCGGCTTGGGGTGCTACAGGCCACCTTTTTAGCGGCGGAGCGGGCGCTTCGGGCCCTTTCCCTGCCCCCCCAAGCCCTGGTCACGGACTACCTGGCCCTTTCCACCCCCCTTCCCCTCCTCGCCCCGCCCAAGGCCGAAGAGAAAAGCCCCTCCGTGGCGGCGGCCAGCATCCTGGCCAAGGTGCATCGGGACGCCCTCATGGAGGCCCTTGACCGCCTTTATCCCGGCTACGGCTTCGCCCGGCACAAGGGCTATGGCACGGAGGAGCACCAAAGGGCGCTTTGGGCCCTCGGGCCTTCCCCCATCCACCGTCGGCGCTTCGCTCCCGTGGCCCAGGCTCCCTTAAGGTTTTCTGAAGGCGAGGGGGAAGGGGAGGGCGTAGCCTAG
- a CDS encoding DUF4384 domain-containing protein: MRFLALLLAGLLSGCTVTLQGVSLSYRLDFAPAIRYFAPDRGPGATYFLGEEVRFFLTLDAPGWITLVVLDPDGRTYTLDNFHLSSGTHVLPPGAYRYVLTPPRGLHRVRAVYTDRYPGSLRLEGLYTDWDARLRVYLEASRASRYQVAETHFYVY, translated from the coding sequence ATGCGCTTCTTGGCCCTGTTGCTTGCGGGGCTCCTTTCGGGGTGTACGGTTACCCTTCAAGGGGTTTCCCTCTCCTACCGTTTGGACTTCGCCCCTGCTATCCGCTATTTCGCGCCGGACCGGGGGCCAGGAGCCACGTACTTTTTAGGGGAAGAAGTGCGGTTTTTCCTCACCCTGGATGCTCCCGGCTGGATTACCCTGGTGGTCCTTGACCCCGATGGCCGCACGTATACTCTGGATAACTTCCACTTATCTTCAGGGACGCACGTGCTGCCTCCCGGGGCCTACCGCTACGTCCTTACGCCCCCCAGGGGCCTTCACCGGGTGCGGGCTGTTTATACCGATCGTTATCCGGGTTCGCTGCGCTTGGAGGGGCTTTACACCGATTGGGATGCCCGCTTGAGGGTATATCTGGAAGCCTCGAGGGCAAGCCGGTACCAGGTGGCTGAAACCCACTTCTACGTGTACTAG
- a CDS encoding 3-dehydroquinate synthase family protein: MQRLNVRNPVPYPILIGEGVLAEVRVEGPLALLYDRQVEAFALEVAEALGVVHRLGLEGGEGAKTLGVYGKALSFLAARGLPRNATLLVVGGGTLTDLGGFVAATYLRGIPYLAFPTTTLAVVDASVGGKTGLNLPEGKNLVGAFHFPLGVYAETKALKTLPPATFKEGLVEAFKHGLIQGDEALLQVEGLTPESPRLEDYLARAVAVKVAITEKDPLEKGERRLLNLGHTLGHALEAHTRHTLSHGAAVAYGLLFAALLGRALGGRDLTPLVLRLLRWLAPPPTPLVPFATLVPYLLRDKKKLSESLHWVVPLDLGRLEVRPLPESLLQEAYAEWQGILAREGFGNRHD, from the coding sequence ATGCAGAGGCTAAACGTTCGTAACCCCGTGCCCTACCCCATCCTCATTGGGGAGGGCGTCTTGGCCGAGGTGCGGGTGGAAGGCCCCCTGGCCCTCCTCTACGACCGCCAGGTGGAGGCCTTCGCCCTGGAGGTGGCGGAGGCCCTGGGCGTGGTCCACCGCCTGGGCCTGGAAGGGGGGGAAGGGGCAAAGACGCTTGGGGTCTACGGAAAGGCCCTTTCCTTCCTGGCGGCGCGGGGTCTTCCCCGGAACGCCACCCTCCTGGTGGTGGGCGGGGGCACCCTCACGGACCTGGGGGGGTTCGTGGCCGCCACCTACCTGAGGGGGATTCCCTACCTGGCCTTTCCCACCACCACCTTGGCGGTGGTGGACGCCAGCGTGGGGGGCAAGACAGGCCTCAACCTCCCCGAGGGCAAAAACCTGGTGGGGGCCTTCCACTTCCCCTTGGGGGTCTATGCCGAGACGAAGGCGCTTAAAACCCTCCCCCCCGCCACCTTCAAGGAGGGGTTGGTAGAGGCCTTCAAGCACGGGCTCATCCAGGGGGACGAGGCTCTTCTCCAGGTGGAGGGCCTCACCCCAGAAAGCCCCCGCCTGGAGGACTATTTGGCCCGGGCAGTGGCGGTAAAGGTGGCCATCACGGAAAAAGACCCCCTGGAGAAGGGGGAAAGAAGGCTTTTGAACCTGGGCCACACCCTGGGGCACGCCCTCGAGGCCCACACCCGCCACACCCTCTCCCACGGGGCGGCGGTGGCCTACGGCCTCCTCTTCGCCGCCCTGTTGGGCCGGGCCCTGGGTGGTAGAGACCTCACACCCCTCGTGCTTCGGCTCCTCCGTTGGCTAGCACCGCCCCCGACTCCCCTTGTACCCTTTGCTACCCTCGTACCCTATCTCCTGCGCGACAAGAAAAAGCTCTCCGAAAGCCTTCACTGGGTAGTCCCCTTAGACCTAGGCAGGCTTGAAGTAAGGCCCCTTCCCGAAAGCCTTCTCCAAGAGGCGTACGCCGAGTGGCAAGGGATATTAGCCCGCGAGGGCTTCGGAAACCGCCACGACTAG
- a CDS encoding shikimate kinase, which translates to MARLEVPRPATFVSLTGFMGVGKSRIGRELARTLMLHFIDLDRYIERRTGLSIPDIFRHLGEETFRRMEKEAVRELVAKDFLVLSLGGGTFVDPESRSLLLARGPVVALWASPETILERATRKPGERPLLQVENPLERIRALLEARTPIYQEAHVHVSTDHRQVEEVVEEIVAKLWAYAEAKRS; encoded by the coding sequence ATGGCCCGCCTCGAGGTCCCCCGCCCCGCCACCTTCGTCAGCCTCACCGGCTTCATGGGGGTGGGGAAAAGCCGCATCGGGCGGGAGTTGGCCCGCACCCTCATGCTTCATTTCATAGACCTGGACCGCTACATCGAAAGGCGCACCGGCCTTTCCATCCCCGACATCTTCCGCCATTTGGGCGAGGAAACCTTCCGCCGCATGGAGAAGGAGGCGGTGCGGGAGTTGGTGGCCAAGGACTTCCTGGTCCTTTCCTTAGGCGGGGGCACCTTCGTGGACCCGGAAAGCCGGTCCCTCCTCCTCGCCCGGGGTCCGGTGGTGGCCCTTTGGGCCAGCCCGGAAACCATCCTGGAACGGGCCACGAGGAAACCGGGGGAAAGGCCCCTTCTGCAGGTGGAAAACCCTTTGGAGCGCATCCGCGCCCTCCTCGAGGCCCGCACCCCCATCTACCAGGAGGCCCACGTGCACGTGTCCACCGACCATCGGCAGGTGGAGGAGGTAGTGGAGGAAATCGTCGCAAAGCTTTGGGCGTATGCAGAGGCTAAACGTTCGTAA
- the aroC gene encoding chorismate synthase: protein MRFLTAGESHGPELLAIIEGLPAGLPLTEEDINPWLEKRQKGYGRGRRMVIETDRIEFRAGVRAGRTTGAPVALAIRNADHRNWLEIMDPAPGHEPRKKALTAARPGHADLAGGIKYGHKDLRDVLERASARETAMRVAVGAVAMKLLSLLGVEGVGYVPGMAGVWSQVPFAWELVPRIEESPVRMTDPEAEAEVIRRIDQAKAEGDTLGGVIEARFRGLVPGLGSHVHWDRKLDGRLAQMALSIPAVKGVEIGPAFENAMKRGSEVHDAIYWSPERGFYRKTNRAGGLEGGMTTGEELVVRAALKPIATLMRPLPTVDVVTHEPKDAARERSDTTAVPAASVILCALSAIVLAQAYLEKFGGDTLEEIQERVDRYRERALRY, encoded by the coding sequence ATGAGGTTCCTCACGGCAGGCGAGTCCCACGGCCCCGAGCTCTTAGCCATCATCGAAGGGCTTCCCGCCGGGCTACCCCTCACGGAGGAGGACATCAACCCCTGGCTGGAAAAGCGGCAAAAGGGCTATGGCCGGGGGCGGCGCATGGTCATCGAAACGGACCGCATCGAGTTCCGGGCCGGGGTGCGGGCCGGGCGCACCACCGGGGCCCCCGTGGCCTTGGCCATCCGGAACGCCGACCACCGCAACTGGCTGGAGATCATGGACCCCGCCCCCGGTCACGAACCCCGCAAAAAGGCCCTCACCGCCGCCCGCCCCGGCCATGCCGACTTAGCGGGGGGCATCAAGTACGGGCACAAGGACCTAAGGGACGTCCTGGAAAGGGCCAGCGCCCGGGAAACCGCCATGCGGGTGGCGGTGGGGGCGGTGGCCATGAAGCTCCTTTCCCTCCTGGGAGTCGAGGGGGTGGGGTACGTGCCGGGGATGGCGGGGGTGTGGAGCCAGGTTCCCTTCGCCTGGGAACTTGTGCCCCGCATAGAGGAAAGCCCGGTGCGCATGACCGACCCCGAGGCGGAGGCCGAGGTGATCCGCCGCATTGACCAGGCCAAGGCGGAAGGGGACACCCTGGGCGGGGTTATCGAGGCCCGCTTCCGGGGCCTGGTGCCCGGCCTCGGGAGCCACGTCCACTGGGACCGGAAGCTGGACGGCCGCCTAGCCCAGATGGCCCTCTCCATCCCTGCGGTCAAGGGGGTGGAGATCGGCCCCGCCTTTGAGAACGCCATGAAGCGGGGCTCGGAGGTGCACGACGCCATCTACTGGAGCCCAGAGCGAGGCTTTTACCGCAAGACCAACCGGGCTGGAGGCCTGGAAGGCGGCATGACCACTGGGGAGGAGCTGGTGGTGCGGGCCGCCCTCAAGCCCATCGCCACCCTCATGCGCCCCCTGCCCACGGTGGACGTGGTAACCCACGAGCCCAAAGACGCCGCCCGCGAGCGCTCGGACACCACCGCGGTGCCCGCCGCCAGCGTGATCTTATGTGCCCTTTCCGCCATCGTCTTGGCCCAGGCCTATCTGGAGAAGTTTGGCGGAGACACCTTGGAGGAGATCCAGGAGCGGGTGGACCGCTACCGGGAACGGGCCCTCCGCTACTAG
- a CDS encoding secretin N-terminal domain-containing protein yields the protein MVLSLVALAGSLPDEPRFAAKVDLKVSESQVRAGATLPLDVVLEALAKSVGLQPLIYRAYDASGDPAKAQPPLPNVKLDFQGKPFREVWDLLFATYGAQFNLDYLFLPPDVVVVAPNQVITALVDAPSRSGAAERRPYVVGIPEVAYRRTEVDAQGQARTVVNIEGAKTWVQNDLLPFLSREAAGLNVNWIVVEEGGRLKAILSVLATPEQHARFSDILQRAGIDFRPLPALAQPKPRLERTYTLEHATFPELLAFLQGQVPGAQISVVPTDPRKALVLATEEDHARLGELLKAADVPKPPAKVRRVYTLQNLTFLEAQERLKPLLEKELPQARLENIPGNPKALLLEATEADQALFAELLKAADVPAQVAPAQEATVRRLYPLRFADAEKVAPFLAREVPGIVVQTVPGQPVLSVRGTEKQLAEVQNLLAQIDRAPEQGPPVFQRAYQLSNAKAAELAKVLQEALQAQQAQGQGQAQPARRPATVVADERTNTLIVTGTQEDLALVEGLIPRLDQAVPQVNLRVRIQEVQSNLSRSLGIQWNTISGGNVVASILSSGLSLIFDSTRSLASLNIMATLDALQRQGLSRALRDVNQLVLNNQTARLQSGETFFIRRVVNDQVERVPFDVGIIVEVTPQITADGQILLNIKAEVSGNVQRNPVDGDVDRFTKQVVTTTLRVRDGQTVVLGGLTSQETNQTQQGVPLLMDIPLIGELFKQRTNETTEKELLVVITANVAREGAQNP from the coding sequence TTGGTCTTAAGCCTCGTGGCCCTGGCGGGGAGCCTTCCCGACGAGCCCCGCTTCGCCGCCAAGGTGGACCTGAAGGTTTCGGAAAGCCAGGTGCGGGCCGGGGCCACCCTACCCTTGGACGTGGTCCTGGAAGCCCTGGCCAAGAGCGTGGGCCTCCAGCCCCTCATCTACCGGGCCTACGACGCCTCAGGGGACCCGGCCAAGGCCCAGCCCCCCTTGCCCAACGTGAAGCTAGACTTCCAGGGGAAGCCCTTCCGCGAGGTCTGGGACCTCCTCTTCGCCACCTACGGGGCCCAGTTCAACCTGGACTACCTCTTCCTGCCCCCGGACGTGGTGGTGGTGGCCCCCAACCAGGTGATCACCGCCTTGGTGGACGCCCCAAGCCGCTCCGGGGCGGCGGAGCGGAGGCCCTACGTGGTGGGTATCCCCGAGGTGGCCTATCGGCGAACCGAGGTGGACGCCCAGGGCCAGGCGCGCACCGTGGTCAACATTGAGGGGGCCAAAACCTGGGTCCAGAACGACCTCCTCCCCTTCCTCTCCCGGGAGGCCGCCGGGCTCAACGTGAACTGGATCGTGGTGGAGGAAGGCGGCCGCCTTAAGGCCATCCTCTCCGTCCTGGCCACCCCGGAGCAGCACGCCCGCTTCTCCGACATCCTGCAACGGGCAGGGATTGACTTCCGGCCCCTCCCTGCCCTGGCCCAGCCTAAGCCCCGCCTGGAGCGAACCTATACCCTGGAACACGCCACCTTCCCCGAACTCCTCGCCTTCCTCCAAGGCCAGGTGCCGGGGGCCCAAATCAGCGTGGTGCCCACGGACCCCAGAAAGGCCCTCGTCCTGGCCACGGAGGAAGACCACGCCCGCTTGGGCGAGCTCCTCAAGGCCGCCGACGTCCCCAAGCCCCCGGCCAAGGTGCGCCGGGTCTACACCCTGCAAAACCTCACCTTCCTCGAGGCCCAAGAGCGCCTCAAGCCCCTTTTGGAGAAGGAGCTTCCCCAGGCCCGCCTGGAGAACATCCCCGGCAACCCCAAGGCCCTCCTCTTAGAGGCCACGGAGGCGGACCAAGCCCTCTTCGCCGAGCTTCTCAAGGCGGCGGACGTGCCCGCCCAGGTGGCTCCCGCCCAGGAAGCCACCGTTCGGCGCCTCTACCCCTTGCGCTTCGCCGACGCCGAGAAGGTAGCCCCCTTCCTGGCCCGGGAGGTTCCGGGGATCGTGGTCCAGACCGTGCCGGGCCAGCCCGTCCTCTCCGTGCGGGGCACGGAGAAGCAGCTCGCCGAGGTGCAAAACCTCTTGGCCCAGATCGACCGGGCCCCCGAACAGGGCCCCCCGGTCTTCCAGCGGGCTTACCAGCTTTCCAACGCCAAGGCCGCCGAGCTGGCTAAAGTCCTCCAGGAGGCCCTCCAGGCCCAACAGGCCCAAGGGCAGGGGCAGGCCCAGCCCGCCCGCCGCCCAGCCACGGTGGTGGCGGACGAGCGCACCAACACCCTCATCGTCACCGGGACCCAGGAGGACCTGGCCCTGGTGGAAGGGCTCATCCCCCGCCTAGACCAGGCCGTGCCCCAGGTGAACCTGAGGGTGCGCATCCAGGAGGTGCAGTCCAACCTGAGCCGCAGCCTGGGGATCCAGTGGAACACCATTTCCGGTGGTAACGTGGTGGCCAGCATCCTGAGTTCCGGTCTCTCTTTGATCTTTGATAGCACCCGTAGCCTCGCCAGCTTGAACATCATGGCCACCCTGGACGCATTGCAACGCCAAGGGCTTTCCCGGGCCCTGAGAGACGTGAACCAACTGGTGCTCAACAACCAGACGGCGCGGTTGCAGTCGGGCGAAACCTTCTTCATCCGCCGTGTGGTGAACGATCAAGTAGAACGGGTACCCTTTGACGTGGGCATCATCGTGGAAGTCACCCCCCAGATCACCGCCGACGGGCAAATTCTCCTGAACATCAAGGCCGAGGTTTCCGGCAACGTCCAGCGTAACCCCGTGGACGGGGACGTGGACCGCTTCACCAAGCAGGTGGTGACCACCACCCTCCGGGTGCGGGACGGGCAGACCGTGGTCCTGGGGGGCCTTACCTCCCAGGAAACCAACCAGACGCAACAGGGCGTGCCCCTCCTCATGGACATCCCCCTTATCGGGGAGCTCTTCAAGCAACGCACCAACGAAACTACCGAGAAGGAGCTTTTAGTGGTCATCACCGCCAACGTAGCCCGGGAAGGAGCCCAAAACCCCTAA
- a CDS encoding competence protein, which yields MKEALARLAQAWRNLPQSTKILLAGLLLVSAISLWYVGFYLPAQIPVTAEVPQAPVEETPKTLEAPPIPPLSEPAPNQPATPAPSPTPTTPQAPTKAQAAPLPVPQAKPEAPPPNPFVPLVVEAPPQAPSPTPTPILRPEPVPTGAPVRVSQGTPLPTPRVTTSPRPLPGTQGALPAPKVLTPAPKAAVPAAPVETGVAVTPPAALLEAPLAQEEAPQETATAPEAPSPSKTPLEALVEEKGLKLSGTLLGPVSVAILESKEGYLVLPVGSPIPGTEAVVRRIEGDRITLALKEETLDMTILQAQAGGGQ from the coding sequence GTGAAGGAAGCCCTTGCGCGCCTCGCCCAGGCCTGGCGGAACCTTCCCCAGTCCACCAAAATTCTCCTTGCAGGCCTGCTCCTGGTAAGCGCCATCAGTTTGTGGTACGTGGGGTTCTACCTGCCGGCTCAAATTCCGGTAACGGCGGAGGTGCCCCAAGCCCCCGTTGAGGAAACCCCTAAAACCCTCGAGGCCCCGCCCATCCCTCCCCTGAGCGAGCCTGCGCCGAACCAACCCGCCACCCCCGCCCCTTCCCCGACCCCCACCACCCCCCAGGCTCCCACCAAGGCCCAGGCCGCTCCTTTGCCCGTGCCCCAAGCTAAACCGGAGGCTCCGCCCCCGAACCCCTTCGTACCCCTGGTGGTGGAGGCCCCGCCGCAGGCGCCTTCCCCTACGCCCACCCCGATCCTTCGGCCGGAGCCGGTGCCCACGGGAGCCCCGGTGCGCGTGAGCCAGGGCACCCCCTTGCCCACGCCCCGGGTAACCACCTCCCCCAGGCCCCTTCCTGGCACCCAAGGGGCCCTTCCCGCCCCCAAGGTCCTCACCCCCGCTCCCAAGGCGGCGGTCCCCGCAGCCCCGGTGGAAACGGGCGTGGCCGTGACCCCCCCGGCGGCGCTTTTGGAAGCGCCCCTGGCCCAAGAGGAGGCTCCCCAAGAAACCGCAACGGCGCCCGAGGCCCCCTCGCCCTCCAAGACCCCCCTCGAGGCCCTGGTGGAGGAGAAGGGCCTAAAGCTATCCGGCACCCTCTTGGGCCCGGTGAGCGTGGCCATTTTGGAAAGCAAGGAGGGCTACTTGGTGTTGCCCGTGGGTAGCCCCATCCCCGGAACCGAGGCGGTGGTGCGGCGCATAGAAGGCGACCGCATCACCTTGGCTTTGAAGGAAGAAACCCTGGACATGACGATTTTGCAGGCACAAGCGGGAGGTGGTCAGTGA
- the pilO gene encoding type 4a pilus biogenesis protein PilO codes for MLARLGQREWALIAIVLTLVVALLWYFSLIVPLRQETEAVRQEIQTLIPERDRGRQAQRALPELRAAIAQLQAERQAFLRALPREERLAQVLNEILGEALRSGVTVRSFNRSPTSAPVPEVRAVNLALSLEAPFPETYAYLRRLESLSRFSSLSGINLSVQGQDLNPLLNTSLTLTLYMLAKDLESASTPSGQQGQGGER; via the coding sequence GTGCTCGCTAGGCTGGGGCAACGGGAGTGGGCCCTCATCGCCATCGTTCTCACGTTGGTGGTGGCCCTCCTCTGGTACTTCTCCCTTATCGTCCCCCTCCGGCAGGAAACCGAGGCCGTGCGCCAGGAGATCCAAACCCTCATCCCCGAGCGGGACCGGGGCCGCCAGGCGCAACGGGCCCTCCCCGAGCTTAGGGCGGCCATCGCCCAGCTCCAGGCGGAACGCCAAGCCTTCCTTAGGGCGCTTCCCCGGGAAGAGCGGCTAGCCCAGGTGCTGAACGAGATCCTGGGCGAGGCCCTGCGCAGCGGGGTAACGGTGCGGTCCTTCAACCGCTCTCCCACCTCAGCCCCCGTGCCCGAGGTGCGGGCGGTGAACCTGGCCCTATCCTTGGAGGCACCTTTCCCGGAAACGTATGCTTATCTAAGGCGCCTAGAAAGCCTCTCCCGCTTTAGCTCGCTTTCCGGGATCAACCTGAGCGTCCAGGGTCAAGACCTGAACCCTCTCTTGAACACTAGCCTGACCCTGACCCTTTACATGCTGGCCAAGGATCTGGAGAGCGCCAGCACGCCTTCCGGCCAGCAAGGCCAAGGAGGTGAGCGGTGA
- a CDS encoding flagellar protein FliT, whose amino-acid sequence MIRLNLLPKNLRRRVEPGWWRLAAALFALVVLLTLGFLHYTAYTELSLAKEERDALRAEVEALRPFIQEQNRLQQERRALEALLAIRESLRKNFIPWSEYLAAFINQIPREGGRFGVALRSVATRALTEEEAAQQAQNGAFDGKKVRVEFTLQGEALNQNALVRFIQAFETSPRFGIEFQGASLDQNRGLYTFSARVGAVGGEQGAR is encoded by the coding sequence TTGATTAGGCTAAACCTCCTGCCCAAGAACCTGCGCCGCCGGGTGGAGCCCGGCTGGTGGCGGCTGGCGGCGGCTTTATTCGCCCTGGTGGTCCTCCTCACCCTGGGCTTCCTCCACTACACCGCTTACACCGAGCTTTCCCTGGCCAAAGAAGAGCGGGACGCCCTAAGGGCCGAGGTGGAGGCGCTAAGGCCCTTCATCCAGGAACAAAACCGCCTGCAACAGGAGAGAAGGGCCCTCGAGGCCCTGCTCGCCATCCGGGAGAGCCTGCGCAAGAACTTCATACCTTGGTCCGAGTACCTGGCAGCCTTCATCAACCAAATCCCCCGGGAAGGGGGGCGCTTCGGTGTGGCGCTCCGGTCCGTGGCCACCCGGGCCCTCACGGAAGAAGAAGCGGCGCAACAAGCGCAAAACGGGGCCTTTGACGGCAAAAAGGTGCGGGTGGAGTTCACCCTGCAGGGAGAAGCCCTGAACCAGAACGCCTTGGTGCGGTTCATCCAAGCCTTTGAAACCTCGCCCCGCTTCGGCATCGAGTTCCAGGGGGCTTCCTTGGACCAGAACCGAGGGCTTTACACCTTTAGCGCCCGGGTGGGCGCAGTAGGGGGTGAGCAAGGTGCTCGCTAG
- the pilM gene encoding type IV pilus assembly protein PilM — translation MFSGLSKLFRPRVEALGLEVGASSLKLVELSGHPPALRAYAIRPIPPGTVVDGVVKEPGALAQEIRELFAEARTKKRYVVSAVPNPAVILRTLQVPKMPPKEMEEAVRWEAERYIPFPIDEVILDFAPLDPLAEVAEGEQMEVMVAAARQEAVASLIEALREAGLTPLVLDVKPFAGLYPLEEELNKEPDRIVVAVEIGAESTSLVLTRGDRPLAVRVLNLSGKDFTEAIAKSFGLDFLSAEDVKRTYGLATIPTEDEELLLDFDAERERYSPARIYDAIRPVLVDLTQEIRRSLEFFRVQLGDIQPDMGYLYGGGSRLRGLATLLTDTLGVNFQVPDPWASIQVDPKRFDLERLREAGPELMVPMGLALRGVSPLD, via the coding sequence GTGTTCTCGGGTTTGAGCAAGCTATTTAGACCTCGAGTGGAAGCCTTGGGCCTCGAGGTAGGGGCTTCTAGCCTTAAGCTAGTAGAGCTTTCGGGTCACCCCCCGGCCCTACGGGCTTACGCCATCCGCCCCATTCCTCCGGGTACGGTGGTGGACGGGGTGGTCAAGGAACCTGGGGCCTTAGCCCAGGAGATTCGTGAACTCTTCGCAGAGGCCCGGACCAAAAAACGGTACGTGGTGAGCGCCGTACCTAACCCCGCCGTCATCCTGCGCACCCTCCAGGTACCTAAAATGCCTCCTAAGGAGATGGAGGAGGCGGTGCGTTGGGAGGCGGAACGCTACATTCCCTTTCCCATAGACGAGGTGATCCTGGACTTCGCCCCCCTGGACCCCTTGGCCGAGGTGGCGGAAGGGGAACAGATGGAGGTGATGGTGGCGGCGGCCCGTCAGGAGGCCGTGGCCAGCCTCATAGAGGCCTTACGAGAGGCGGGGCTTACCCCCTTGGTGCTGGATGTCAAACCATTTGCGGGGCTTTACCCCCTGGAAGAAGAGCTCAACAAAGAGCCTGACCGCATCGTGGTGGCGGTAGAGATCGGGGCGGAAAGCACTAGCCTGGTCCTAACCCGAGGAGACCGTCCTTTAGCCGTGCGTGTTCTAAACCTCTCTGGAAAAGATTTTACCGAGGCTATCGCCAAAAGCTTTGGTCTGGACTTCCTAAGTGCGGAGGACGTCAAGCGCACCTACGGCCTCGCCACCATCCCCACCGAGGACGAGGAGCTCCTCTTGGACTTTGACGCCGAACGGGAGCGGTACAGCCCCGCCCGCATCTACGACGCCATCCGGCCCGTTCTCGTAGACCTGACGCAGGAAATCCGCCGCAGCCTTGAGTTCTTCAGGGTTCAACTGGGGGATATTCAGCCAGACATGGGCTACCTTTACGGGGGCGGAAGCCGCTTAAGGGGCCTCGCCACCTTGCTCACCGACACCTTAGGCGTCAACTTCCAGGTACCCGACCCCTGGGCAAGCATCCAGGTGGACCCCAAGCGCTTTGACCTGGAAAGGCTACGGGAAGCGGGGCCCGAGCTCATGGTGCCCATGGGCCTGGCCCTAAGGGGGGTGAGTCCGCTTGATTAG